From Cucumis sativus cultivar 9930 unplaced genomic scaffold, Cucumber_9930_V3 scaffold77, whole genome shotgun sequence, a single genomic window includes:
- the LOC116406236 gene encoding LOW QUALITY PROTEIN: splicing factor YJU2-like (The sequence of the model RefSeq protein was modified relative to this genomic sequence to represent the inferred CDS: inserted 1 base in 1 codon) gives MGERKVLNKYYPPDFDPSKLPRVRRPKNQQMKVRMMLPMSIRCNTCGNYIYKGTKFNSRKEDVIGETYLGIQIFRFYFKCTRCSAELXIKTDPQNSDYVVESGATRNFEPWREEDEASEKEKHKRNAEEMGDAMKSLENRTLDSKREMDILAALDEMKSMKSRHATVSIDSMLVALQRTAAEKEKKLEEEDEALIKSIVFNNSNSYVRRISDDEFDDGSIVQHLTNNDIASDFKAKKQRVSEGSPHDPTSTSSKAGFLHSRMGEGEDGNIGTSTDTKFVSKSFPVIVSIKKKPEVTARVENKQSLQLQSNGTKTGLESLCQYDSDED, from the exons ATGGGAGAGAGGAAGGTGCTTAACAAATACTACCCACCGGATTTTGATCCGTCAAAGCTACCAAGGGTTCGTAGACCCAAAAACCAGCAAATGAAGGTTCGTATGATGCTTCCTATGAGCATCCGGTGCAATACTTGTGGTAATTACATATACAAGGGCACAAAGTTTAATTCTCGCAAGGAGGACGTCATTGGTGAG ACATATTTgggaattcaaatttttaggtTCTACTTCAAGTGTACCAGATGTTCTGCTGAGC ACATTAAAACAGACCCCCAAAACTCAGACTATGTTGTAGAATCAGGAGCCACACGTAATTTTGAACCATGGCGTGAGGAGGATGAAGCTTCTGAGAAGGAGAAACACAAAAGGAATGCGGAAGAGATGGGGGACGCAATGAAATCCTTGGAGAATAGAACCTTGGATTCGAAACGAGAGATGGACATTCTTGCTGCTTTGGATGAGATGAAGTCTATgaag TCGAGACACGCAACTGTGAGTATTGATTCAATGCTTGTAGCTTTGCAACGAACTGCCGCTGAAAAG GAAAAGAagttagaagaagaagatgaagcaCTGATAAAATCAATAGTCTTCAAT AACTCAAACAGTTATGTTAGAAGAATTTCAGATGATGAATTTGATGATGGTAGTATTGTTCAACATTTGACCAACAATGATATAGCATCGGACTTTAAAGCTAAG AAGCAGAGGGTTTCTGAAGGATCTCCTCATGATCCTACAAGTACTTCATCAAAAGCTGGTTTTCTCCATAGCCGCATGGGTGAAG gTGAAGATGGCAACATTGGGACGTCTACTGATACTAAATTTGTTTCGAAATCCTTTCCGGTCATAGTTTctattaaaaagaaaccagAAGTGACTGCTCGGGTGGAGAATAAACAGAGCTTGCAACTTCAAAGCAATGGTACCAAAACTGGACTCGAGTCATTGTGCCAATACGACAGTGACGAGGATtaa